In Alteribacter lacisalsi, a genomic segment contains:
- a CDS encoding ABC transporter permease, producing MKTVKNILRPAGAVLFLLIFAGPILLLFLQSVSSPWRFGTLFPGDVNFSGWGHVLSDPVLQNALWVTVSIGVAVTFINLLIAIPAARVLASSEFRGKSMVDIILFMPILVPVIAVAMGLHLALIRLGLDDSWTGVVLVHLIPTVPYSIRIFRAGFERLGKMWVEQGRTLGSGTWQTFRLIELPQLASSLRAAVFLTLVISLSQYVLTVIIGGGRVVTLPMLYYPYVSGGSDTILAAFSILFAVVPLTGVLVMEAVMRLLVPYRFYRN from the coding sequence ATGAAAACAGTTAAAAACATCCTCAGACCTGCAGGGGCGGTCCTTTTTCTCCTGATTTTTGCTGGCCCGATCCTCCTGCTTTTTCTTCAAAGTGTGTCTTCTCCCTGGCGTTTCGGTACACTTTTCCCAGGTGACGTTAATTTCTCCGGCTGGGGCCATGTCCTTTCCGATCCTGTCCTTCAAAATGCTTTGTGGGTAACCGTTTCTATAGGTGTGGCGGTCACATTCATTAATCTTCTCATTGCCATCCCGGCTGCAAGAGTGCTTGCTTCTTCGGAATTCAGGGGGAAATCTATGGTTGACATCATCCTGTTCATGCCGATTCTTGTACCGGTTATTGCGGTGGCGATGGGGCTGCACCTGGCTTTAATCCGACTTGGTCTGGATGACTCCTGGACGGGAGTGGTCCTCGTTCACCTGATCCCGACGGTTCCATATTCGATCCGTATTTTCAGAGCCGGTTTTGAGCGTCTGGGAAAGATGTGGGTAGAACAGGGGCGGACGCTTGGATCGGGAACGTGGCAGACGTTTCGGCTTATTGAACTGCCGCAGCTTGCATCCAGTCTACGGGCCGCTGTTTTTCTAACACTGGTTATTTCTCTGAGTCAGTATGTTCTGACGGTCATTATCGGGGGCGGCAGAGTCGTAACACTCCCGATGCTTTACTATCCTTACGTATCCGGCGGCAGTGATACAATTCTGGCGGCCTTCTCCATTTTGTTTGCTGTTGTGCCCCTCACAGGAGTGCTTGTGATGGAAGCGGTGATGAGACTGCTGGTGCCTTACCGCTTTTACCGTAACTAA